Proteins from a single region of Candidatus Methylomirabilota bacterium:
- a CDS encoding BON domain-containing protein — MAESTTDKVEQKAKGVARDAKTGMSDSWLTAKTKIALFGDDRVKGGQVSVETVNGAVSLRGKVDSDDAKAAAASVTQAVEGVKSVRNDLQVVPPADRKVIDISDTDITRQVEGRLSKDAQLKKVDVRTDGGAVILMGAVSSIGASARASELARGVPGVRMVKNELTYDAIKRDRARMRPAWSYAQVIAMQQALKDKGFDPGGTDGVMGPRTAAALKAYQKSENLPTTGTMDGDTGAKLGVKVSTEGR, encoded by the coding sequence ATGGCGGAAAGCACCACCGACAAGGTGGAGCAGAAGGCCAAGGGTGTGGCGCGGGACGCCAAGACCGGGATGAGCGACTCGTGGTTGACGGCAAAGACCAAGATTGCGCTATTCGGCGATGACCGGGTCAAGGGTGGACAGGTGAGCGTCGAGACGGTCAATGGCGCGGTGTCGCTGCGCGGCAAGGTGGATTCGGATGACGCAAAAGCCGCGGCCGCCTCGGTCACGCAGGCGGTCGAGGGCGTGAAGAGCGTGAGAAACGATCTGCAGGTGGTGCCGCCCGCGGATCGAAAGGTGATCGACATCTCCGACACGGACATCACGCGCCAGGTGGAAGGCCGCCTGTCGAAGGATGCTCAGCTCAAGAAAGTCGATGTGCGCACCGACGGCGGGGCGGTCATCCTCATGGGTGCCGTGTCGAGCATTGGGGCCAGCGCCCGCGCTTCGGAGCTTGCCCGTGGCGTGCCGGGCGTCCGCATGGTGAAGAATGAGCTGACCTACGACGCCATCAAGCGTGACAGAGCGCGCATGAGGCCGGCGTGGTCGTACGCGCAGGTCATAGCGATGCAGCAGGCCCTGAAGGACAAAGGGTTTGATCCGGGCGGGACCGACGGCGTCATGGGTCCGAGGACGGCGGCTGCGCTGAAGGCGTATCAGAAGTCTGAAAATCTGCCGACGACCGGCACGATGGACGGTGACACGGGCGCGAAGCTCGGTGTGAAGGTAAGCACCGAGGGGCGGTAG